A genomic stretch from Juglans microcarpa x Juglans regia isolate MS1-56 chromosome 3S, Jm3101_v1.0, whole genome shotgun sequence includes:
- the LOC121258405 gene encoding B3 domain-containing protein At3g19184-like, giving the protein MVVDAKRSYEECRRQRLEENRKRMEELNLGRLAQALKASGPKPSPMKQAKRPTQPVDPSSVRVRRSSRVASKTPPNYKEVPIEPLGGPEGYYQRRDLLNRFYASDEARQNAIERAEQIESGLGSDFPTFLKPMLQSHVTGGFWLGLPVQFCKMHLPHKDEMITLVDEDGNEFPTKYLAKKTGLSGGWRGFAIDHQLVDGDALVFQLIKPTTFKVFIIRVSELTDNEENDTNSDVSPLERSTKRIKPSRK; this is encoded by the exons ATGGTGGTCGACGCGAAGCGAAGCTATGAGGAATGCCGCCGACAGAGGCTGGAAGAGAACAGGAAGCGAATGGAAGAGCTCAATCTGGGCAGGCTCGCCCAAGCTCTCAAGGCCTCCGGCCCTAAACCCTCTCCG ATGAAGCAGGCGAAGCGACCTACGCAGCCTGTGGACCCCTCTTCTGTGCGGGTGAGAAGATCGAGCCGCGTCGCTAGCAAGACCCCTCCCAACTACAAGGAA GTCCCAATTGAACCTTTGGGAGGCCCAGAAGGTTA CTACCAACGAAGAGATCTGTTGAATAGATTTTATGCTTCAGATGAAGCACGGCAAAATGCAATTGAGAGAGCAGAACAAATTGAATCGGGCTTGGGATCTGACTTCCCCACTTTTCTGAAACCCATGCTCCAGTCACATGTCACTGGTGGATTTTGGCTG GGCCTGCCTGTCCAGTTCTGCAAGATGCATCTTCCCCACAAGGATGAAATGATTACTTTAGTAGATGAGGATGGCAATGAGTTCCCAACAAAATATCTTGCTAAAAAAACTGGTCTTAGCGGTGGTTGGAGAGGTTTTGCTATTGATCATCAGCTAGTTGATGGGGATGCATTGGTATTCCAGTTAATTAAGCCTACCACGTTCAAG GTGTTCATTATTAGGGTATCTGAGTTGACagataatgaagaaaatgacaCGAATTCAGATGTCTCACCCTTGGAGAGGAGTACCAAAAGAATCAAACCCA GCAGAAAGTAG